One Halobacterium wangiae genomic window, CGAGCACCGCGGGGTGGAACGCGGGTTCGATGGTGTGGCGCTGGCTCCGCCAGAACTCCCCCTCGCTCGTGAGCAGCCCGTTGCCGAGCGTGGGGCGCAGCGACCGCTGGAACAGTTCGCCCTTGACGTACCGCTCGTTGTGGCTGGCGAGGACGTGCTCGACGAGCGCCGGGTCGTTCGCGACGTACAGCTCCGCTTGCCCGACGTCGACCGTGGCGAGGGGGCCGTACTCGTCGGCGACGTCGGTCAGGAACCCGAGGGGGTCCCGGCCGAACGCCAGCCCGTTGCCGAGCATGGGGACCCCGTCGGGCCCTGGCGGCCGCCGGATGGACGCGGTGTCTCCCATCGACCAGGAGTACGGGTCGCCCGTCCTTAGTCGTAGCCGCGGCCGCCGGGCAAACGTTGCCGTAACTGACGTGCATATTTTAGTGTAGTTCTATTACCTCTGTACATGAACGACGCGAGCCACGGGCCGCGCACCCGGAGCGTCCACGCAGGGTACGACCCGGACGCGACGGGCGCCCAGGCGCCGCCCATCCACCAGACGACCTCCTACGTCTTCCCCAGCGCCGACGAGGCGGCCGCTCGCTACGCGCTCGACTCCGAATCCGACGTCTACTCTCGCATCTCCAACCCCACCGTCTCCGTCCTCGAAGACCGCCTCGCGAGCCTCGAGGGCGGCGTCGACGCCGTTGCCACGAACGCCGGCATGGGCGCCATCGACGCCATCACCACCACGCTCGCGGAGAGCGGCCGAAATATCGTCGCCGGCGCGGAGATGTACGGCGGCACCGCGTCGTACTTCTCGCACATCGCCGGCAAGCGGGGCGTCGGCATCCGCACGGTGGACGCACTCGACCCCGACGCTGTCGCGGACGCCGTCGACGACGACACCGCGTTCGTCCACGTCGAGACGGTCGCCAACCCCTCGCTCGTCACGCCGGACTTCGAGGAACTCGCGGCCGTCGCCCACGAGCGCGCCGTCCCGCTGGTCGTGGACAACACGTTCGCGACCCCCCACCTCTGTCGCCCCATCGAACACGGCGCGGACGTCGTCTGGGAGTCCACGACGAAGTGGATCCACGGCGCCGGCACCACCCTGGGGGGTGTGGTCGTCGACGGCGGGACGTTCCCGTGGGACCACCCGGACGCCGACTTCCCCGAACTCTCCGGCGAGAACCCCGCCTACGGCTTCGACTTCACGGAGCGGTTCGGCGAGCGCGCGTTCGCGGCCGCCGTCCGCCAGCGCGCCGTCCGCTCGTGTGGCACCGGCCAGACCGCCTTCGACGCGTGGCAGACCCTCCAGGGGGTCGAGTCGCTCCCGCTCCGGGTGGAGAAGCACTGTCGGAACGCCCGCACGCTCGCCGAGGCGCTCCGCGACCAACCCGACGTCGCGTGGGTCTCCTACCCCGGTCTGGCGGACCACCCGACCCACGACGCCGCCAGCCAGTATCTGGACGGTGGGTTCGGCGGGATGCTCACGTTCGGGCCCGAGGGCGGCTACGAGGCCGCCAAGGCCGTCTGCGAGGGCGTCGAACTCGCCTCCTTCCTCGCGAACGTCGGGG contains:
- a CDS encoding O-acetylhomoserine aminocarboxypropyltransferase/cysteine synthase family protein; the encoded protein is MNDASHGPRTRSVHAGYDPDATGAQAPPIHQTTSYVFPSADEAAARYALDSESDVYSRISNPTVSVLEDRLASLEGGVDAVATNAGMGAIDAITTTLAESGRNIVAGAEMYGGTASYFSHIAGKRGVGIRTVDALDPDAVADAVDDDTAFVHVETVANPSLVTPDFEELAAVAHERAVPLVVDNTFATPHLCRPIEHGADVVWESTTKWIHGAGTTLGGVVVDGGTFPWDHPDADFPELSGENPAYGFDFTERFGERAFAAAVRQRAVRSCGTGQTAFDAWQTLQGVESLPLRVEKHCRNARTLAEALRDQPDVAWVSYPGLADHPTHDAASQYLDGGFGGMLTFGPEGGYEAAKAVCEGVELASFLANVGDAKTLVVHPASTTHAQLDPDEQREAGVAPDMVRVSVGIEDVDDVVADFEQALRGAH